A genomic region of Candidatus Blochmanniella pennsylvanica str. BPEN contains the following coding sequences:
- a CDS encoding DNA polymerase III subunit chi, translated as MKRSIFYLLSQEFEQKNRPNYIEQLACKLISTQWRSGKTILVTCENEHQATKIDKILWTFDQNSFVPHNLFGKTIQHAPIVIYWSQCCYDNQPKDLLINLMLKNMNFFLNFNEIIDFVPISDILKKWARYRYRSYKRNGFQVSVVNTPTE; from the coding sequence ATGAAACGAAGTATTTTTTATTTACTATCTCAAGAATTTGAACAAAAAAATAGACCTAATTACATAGAACAGCTTGCTTGTAAGTTAATAAGCACACAATGGAGATCTGGAAAAACCATCTTAGTAACTTGTGAAAATGAACATCAAGCTACAAAAATAGACAAAATATTATGGACATTTGACCAAAATTCATTTGTGCCACATAATCTATTCGGAAAAACCATCCAGCATGCTCCAATCGTCATATACTGGAGTCAATGTTGCTACGATAATCAACCAAAAGATCTATTAATAAACCTTATGCTAAAAAATATGAATTTTTTCTTAAATTTTAACGAAATAATAGATTTCGTTCCCATATCTGACATTTTAAAAAAATGGGCAAGATACAGATACCGATCTTACAAAAGAAATGGATTTCAGGTAAGCGTTGTTAATACACCAACTGAATGA